One part of the Eucalyptus grandis isolate ANBG69807.140 chromosome 10, ASM1654582v1, whole genome shotgun sequence genome encodes these proteins:
- the LOC104422666 gene encoding uncharacterized protein LOC104422666: protein MSLLQPTKLYLSNIHIQLSVISHSFFLHAHSSSSTNMKREGRQHGMVRSYRILPAPWNPRPNSRLVNRFDSPPAAGLFMKAPSRPTNHSKFTGKCTRPRCADCHLHPACKSKDKTKGNNKNKSFDVVSSPRLISWRVVDGRSCLNYSGISATGLANHLAHAHEDYDDDECETGSDHERETHVHDNGDHFISPAADGSKYENPEVIDNDGEEDNDDKTSFYEVGFELNQVEDGWCMVREIDNP from the coding sequence ATGTCTCTTCTCCAACCAACCAAGCTCTATTTAAGCAACATTCACATCCAGTTGTCTGTCATCAgccattctttctttcttcacgcCCACAGTTCATCCTCCACAAACATGAAGAGAGAGGGTCGCCAACATGGGATGGTCCGATCCTACCGGATCTTGCCGGCCCCTTGGAACCCGAGACCCAATTCCAGGCTCGTCAACAGGTTTGATTCGCCCCCAGCAGCCGGGCTGTTCATGAAAGCACCGTCGAGGCCGACCAATCACTCCAAGTTCACGGGCAAGTGCACTAGGCCACGGTGTGCCGATTGCCACTTGCACCCGGCCTGTAAGTCCAAGGACAAGACCAAAGGGAACAACAAAAACAAGTCATTCGACGTCGTCTCGAGTCCCCGCTTGATCTCTTGGCGGGTTGTGGATGGGCGGTCCTGTTTGAACTATTCCGGGATCTCTGCCACGGGGTTAGCGAATCATTTGGCACATGCTCATGAGGATTACGATGACGACGAATGCGAAACTGGAAGTGATCATGAACGTGAAACCCATGTTCATGACAATGGCGATCACTTCATTAGCCCAGCTGCGGACggatcaaaatatgaaaatcctGAAGTCATCGACAATGACGGTGAAGAAGACAATGATGATAAGACAAGTTTTTATGAAGTTGGGTTTGAATTGAATCAAGTCGAAGATGGTTGGTGTATGGTTAGAGAAATAGATAATCCGTGA
- the LOC104422665 gene encoding cystinosin homolog, producing the protein MASWNSTSLEVLYEVLGWSAFASWSVSFYPQVILNFRRKSVVGLNFDFVVLNLTKHSSYLIYNATLYFSAAVQRQYYEKYGYGQMIPVAANDVAFSIHAVLLTAIMLVQIAIYDRGSQKISKISLVIVSAVWLTAAVCFFIALPTHSWLWLISIFNSIQVFMTVIKYIPQVFMNFGRKSTDGFSIGNILLDFLGGVANYAQMTVQSIDQNSWVNFYGNIGKTLLSLVSIFFDLIFMLQHFVLYRAKKSPVNPKSSKDIEEPLVKSTDQSQSEEA; encoded by the exons atggCTTCTTGGAATTCGACGTCTCTGGAGGTGTTGTACGAGGTTTTGGGATGGTCAGCTTTCGCCTCTTGGTCCGTCAGCTTCTACCCACAAGTCATCTTGAACTTCCGAAGGAAGAG CGTTGTGGGTCTGAATTTCGATTTCGTCGTGCTGAATTTGACGAAGCACTCGTCGTACCTGATATACAACGCGACCCTCTACTTCAGCGCCGCTGTGCAGAGGCAGTATTATGAGAAGTACGGCTACGGACAG ATGATCCCCGTGGCCGCAaatgacgtggcattttccaTACATGCCGTTCTATTAACTGCAATAATGTTGGTCCAGATTGCAATTTATGAT CGTGGCAGTCAGAAAATCTCTAAGATTTCACTAGTAATTGTCTCTGCTGTGTGGTTGACTGCTGCAGTCTGCTTTTTCATAGCCTTACCGACGCATTCTTGGCTTTGGCTCATCTCCATTTTCAA CTCAATTCAAGTGTTCATGACAGTCATCAAGTACATTCCTCAG GTATTTATGAACTTTGGACGAAAAAGCACAGATGGATTCAGCATTGGCAACattttgcttgattttcttGGTGGGGTTGCAAACTATGCGCAGATGACAGTGCAGTCTATTGACCAAA ATTCTTGGGTCAACTTCTATGGGAATATTGGGAAGACGTTACTTTCTCTG GTATCTATATTCTTTGACCTGATTTTCATGCTTCAACATTTTGTTCTCTATCGTGCCAAGAAATCGCCAGTTAATCCGAAGTCAAGTAAGGATATTGAAGAGCCATTGGTCAAGTCCACTGATCAGTCACAGTCAGAAGAGGCTTGA